CATAGGTCTGACCCTGACTCATCTGCTCATCCCCTTGTGGATGTGGTGGATGCTAGGCTGGGGGCCAGCCCAGGACCAATCATGTTCCTCATCCTGTATCCACAGGCAGAATCTTAGGAGCTGGTTGGTCCAGTATCATGTCTTCAGTGGCTGACAGGGCCATAGTAAAGAAGAAGCGGCTGTGTGACGTGGTTGGGGGAGATCCGTACAGGGTCAACAACAAGCATGATGACAAGTACAAGCCATTTCCTCCCAGCAAAATCATCCAGCGGGTGGAGAAGCTGGTGGGCTGGGAGTTGTGCTACAGCCTGACCAGCCAGAACTGTGAGCATTTCGTCAATGAGCTCTGCTATGGGGTCCCCCGCAGTGACCAGGTGGGTCCTCAGCATGTTCCTAGCTCCGTGGTCTCTTAGTTTCTTATTTCTCTGCTGTTTCTCTTATTCAGCTAGGCCACATCCTCCAGAAGTTGCCTTAAGATATGTAGGATAATGGTGACAACAGTTCACTCTACATGCCAGGCTCGAACTTGAATTGGTTGCTGTATGagttcctgtggctgctgtaacaaatggccAGAAATTCAGTGGCTTAACACAACACAAATGTATTGccttatagttctggaggtcagaagtctgaaacagGTCTCACTGAGCTAAAATCCAGGTGTCAACAAGGCTGTGTTCTTTTCTAGAGGCTCTCACAGAGAACCTGTCTTCTAGTCTTTTCCAGCTTCAAGAGGCTGCCTGcagtccttggcttgtggctcccTTTCATCTCCAAAGTTAGAAATGGCTGGTTGAGTCTCTCTCCCATTGTATCACTGCGATACTGACTCTACTCCTTCCCGCTTCCATCAGAAactttgtgattacattgggcttACCTGGAAATCCAGAATAATCTTTCTATTCTAAGGTAAAttgattagcaaccttaattctaTCTGCAATCTCAATCCTCTCTCTCCATGTAGCATAATGTATTTACAAGTATTAGGAATGAGGACATATTATGGAATTAAGACCTAGACATCTTTGGGGGCTATTTTTCTGCCTACCAGTTACTCTTTACACTGGGTACAGTTATTGTCCTGGGAGCTCCTCTTGCTGTTATTCTAGAAAGATTTCCCTCTATTGTCTCCTGTACTAGAGCACCATCTTCCAAATTTCATGTCCTCTTTCttggtttgttgttattgttgaatagctaaattgtgtctgactcttttccaatgccatggacttcagccctccaggcccctctgcccatgagatttcccaggcaagaatactggagggggttccatttccttctccagaggatcttcccaatccagggaccaaacccatgtctcctgctttggcagatggattctttaccaatgggtcacctgggaagccctgtcttgGTTTACGCATTTCTTGTGGTGGAAA
This window of the Capra hircus breed San Clemente chromosome 29, ASM170441v1, whole genome shotgun sequence genome carries:
- the LOC108634205 gene encoding HRAS-like suppressor 3, which gives rise to MGLSRILGAGWSSIMSSVADRAIVKKKRLCDVVGGDPYRVNNKHDDKYKPFPPSKIIQRVEKLVGWELCYSLTSQNCEHFVNELCYGVPRSDQVRDAIMAVGIAGVGLAAMGLIGVMFSRNKKQKQ